The DNA window TCGGACTGTGGGTTGGCGCGGGCGCCACTCCCAACAGCCTCAGAGAGGCGCGAACGTCACTCAAGAAGCTCGCTCGTGGTGAGGAACTCCAGGAGAAGAACCCTGTCCAGCTCACCCAATGCCCCTGGTGCGGAACCTTTCTCGATCACGAGAACTACAAGGTGGCGAGAATGCCGAGCGAGCACCTCAACATCGCGTGCGGTACATCATCGTGCGACTTCCGCAGCGGGTTACCCGTTCACGTCATCGACGAGGATGTCTACCGCGAGCGGCCGGAATTGATCCTGGGCACCGTCGACAAGTTCGCCATGATGGCGTGGAACGAGAACGTCGGAAAGCTGTTCGCCCGCGACGGCAAGGGCACCCCGCCGGAGTTGATCATCCAGGACGAGTTGCATTTGATCTCCGGGCCGCTGGGATCGATGGTGGGTTTGTACGAGACGGCCGTCGATGCCGCGTGCTCGGTCCCGTCGATCCACGACGAGTACAACAGGGCGCGACCAAAGGTGATCGCCTCCACGGCGACGATCCGCCGCGCCGACGAGCAGATCGAAGCGGTATTCGCCCGTTCGGCAACCCTTTTCCCGCCGCCGGGCATCGATCCCGATGAGTCATTCTTCGCCGAGCCCTCGGGGAAAGACCAGCTCGGCACCCGAAGGTATGTGGGCGTGATGGCCTCCGGGACCAGCCATGCAACCCTGCTCGTCCGCGTCTACGCGGCATTGCTCCAGGCAGCCAAGGACATCGAGGGCGACGACGCCACTCGCGACCCGTACTGGACCCTGCTGGGCTACTTCAACAGCCTCCGTGTGTTGGGTAGCGCGAATCTCCAGGTCGAGGGAGATGTCAGGGAACGTCTCGGGGTTGTGTCGAAGCGCAATGGCACAGCGCAGCGTGAGCTCAAAACGGTCAATGAGTTGACCAGTCGTGTTCCTTCTTCGGAGATCCCGGGAAGGTTGAAGGCATTGGAACGCAAGCTCGGTGGTGGCAACGCGCCCGACGACGTCGTCTTGGCGACCAACATGATCTCCGTCGGTGTGGACATCGACCGACTCGGTCTGATGACCGTGATGGGTCAGCCGCAGGCCAGCGCCGAGTACATTCAGGCGACGAGCCGCGTGGGTCGTCAGCATCCTGGCCTCGTGGTCACGATCTTCAACTCGGCCCGTTCTCGTGATCGTTCGCACTACGAGAGCTTCCGACCCTTTCACCAATCCCTCTACCGTGCAGTCGAAGCGACGAGCGCGACGCCCTTTGCCGCTCGGGCAAGGGATCGCGGTTTGCACGGCGTTCTCATCGCGATGACGCGGCTACTGGTAGGTGAGTTGGCAGGAAACGATTCGGCTCATCTCGCAGCCGACTACTGGGATGACCTGACCAAGGTCGGAGACCTGATATCCGAGCGAGTCGGACGAGTGGCCCCGGACGAGCAGGCCGCAACCGAGGATGAGATCGCCGCGCTCCTGAAGGTGTGGGCTGACGAGGGCGAAGCGCGAGAGAACATGAAGTACCAGAACAGCCGGAACCCTCAGGCGGCACTCATGGTGCGCCCGGAGGACGCGCTCACCAGCGAAGAGATCGAGTATTCGCAGCGTGAGGTTCCGTGGCCGACCCTACAGAGCATGCGCGACGTAGACGCCGAGAGCAGCCTGCACCAGATCCCTATGAGGAGGAAGAAGTGAGCATCGCCGAGGCCAAGGCCCGTCGCAGCCAACTGCTCAGTACCTACGGCATCGGTGGTCTGTTTCCCTCGGAGACATCGAGTTTCATGATCGTGGGACTGCACGAATGGAACGAGGAACGATCCCCGGTCATCAGTGAGCCCCGGCTTGCTCGATCATTGCGCGTCCAGGAGCTGAAATCGCCTCCGGCCGGCGGA is part of the Gordonia bronchialis DSM 43247 genome and encodes:
- a CDS encoding helicase-related protein, which produces MSVDDVLAEKYRFREAMVDALRGDLVGPGEGDDEVIGEAPLSRYIIGALWPQPADEEDAEATEQAAEAEPTGAEADGESDEGSPVAESRMRFPSSVGLTFSVRASAESVVIAPSAGRYEELTDDDEAALGWRRHEVPAKTFAQQLQRPGVYRDDVADGLQLYRYVRPERDGVVTVTVALKNTHTAIKGDLRDGISWFQVGIAVQTQHADIVDRSAAHNIGVDPDLDTAALMYRNAHTFAIGHGCAAEWDLDEVHDGAVSKVATTFIPSHEVHRAKPGVVTGIDLHMKTLAERPIGEISTNLRGLTSQYRSWIDTLEGEVSTGTARVGGDLQPVAERHLREMRKAADRIDAGIRLLEDDADALRAFRLANRAMQLQRARQDWVRGGAQGTVGDGADARWRPFQIAYVLLNLPGIADPAHDDRGIADLLWFPTGGGKTEAYLGLVAFVILLRRIRNSAAYGVAVIMRYTLRLLTIQQFERASMLMCSLETVRKSNPELGSRPFSIGLWVGAGATPNSLREARTSLKKLARGEELQEKNPVQLTQCPWCGTFLDHENYKVARMPSEHLNIACGTSSCDFRSGLPVHVIDEDVYRERPELILGTVDKFAMMAWNENVGKLFARDGKGTPPELIIQDELHLISGPLGSMVGLYETAVDAACSVPSIHDEYNRARPKVIASTATIRRADEQIEAVFARSATLFPPPGIDPDESFFAEPSGKDQLGTRRYVGVMASGTSHATLLVRVYAALLQAAKDIEGDDATRDPYWTLLGYFNSLRVLGSANLQVEGDVRERLGVVSKRNGTAQRELKTVNELTSRVPSSEIPGRLKALERKLGGGNAPDDVVLATNMISVGVDIDRLGLMTVMGQPQASAEYIQATSRVGRQHPGLVVTIFNSARSRDRSHYESFRPFHQSLYRAVEATSATPFAARARDRGLHGVLIAMTRLLVGELAGNDSAHLAADYWDDLTKVGDLISERVGRVAPDEQAATEDEIAALLKVWADEGEARENMKYQNSRNPQAALMVRPEDALTSEEIEYSQREVPWPTLQSMRDVDAESSLHQIPMRRKK